In Montipora foliosa isolate CH-2021 chromosome 9, ASM3666993v2, whole genome shotgun sequence, the DNA window aagaggatccacaggatacaatgtctcgacgcgaatttgtagttaagtgtacgtaaggaaaagcgacgaagagacaaactcttggctgttctggacgaagtttaatgcgacgtttcggccgttcggccttcttcaggttaaaaattaaaaactaaaaaaactatttacaatgagtgcaaatcacaaaaacagcagcttatatatacagagcaggaatattgaaattaaggaaacgaaacaaaacaaaggtcaaagctacaaggtgacatggatttgacaatcaaagacaaataaagaactataacaaaagGTCTAAATtccaaggtgacatagatttaacaatcaaaaattaaacaatcaaaaattagtttttaatttttaacctgaagaaggccgaacggccgaaacgtcgcattaaacttcgtccagaacagtcaagagtttgtctcttcgtcgcttttccttacgtacacttaactatatatatatatatatatatagatgtgTAAACGATGTTGGCTTGCCAACCGGTGATGTCTTAGAGAaaaggatccaaaggatacaGGACGCTTCTTCTTTACAAAAGCGTAAGTTGAATAGACAGAAGAAGATGCGAACTTTTCTCATTTGTCTTTTAATGCAGGGACGTTTCGcccattcgggcttcttcagcactGCGAATATCACTACTTGGAATAAAGTTTACAAAAGATGGAAGGCCTTAAATAAGTTGTAAAACAATACCTAACAAAgtaagcaaagaaaattaaaatatttcacATGGAATCCCATAAGAATTACGTAATGgataaaaaggttaaaaacggTTAAAAACACCCGCTATAgcataaatacaatacaataaaatcaaaaacaaaatagaatacAGCGGCAAGATAgtgttaattatagcgaatcctATTCTTAGAATTAAACTCGCACCTTTTGTTCATACCGTGAGGTTTGAGGGTGGACAATTGAGCACACCAAAAGGCCTCCCTTGTGAGAAGACGGTCATCAAGAGTATTATTGTCGGCGCTAAGATTACATAACTgttcaattattaaaaattcaaaatctttcaGAGCATGAGGTTTTTTGTTGAAATGAATAGCAACTTCACAAGTACGTTTTTAGTGATCATGGAAGGCTTGTGGTTGCGGAAACGAATTCAAGttaaatcaagagaaaatgaggggacagagagggaggctcagggtgttggccgggatatgttatgtccacgaaagttatttttagacgagcggaagtctttgttctagcggaagtctgtcttccgagacgtccgcatgcagtcttgcctcgctctcaagttcttagtgaaaagagaaaatgacggcgcacgtggaaggctgatgaatatttattttctttcaaacatcggaccgaggttggcctgcatgcggacgtctcggaagacttccgctcgtctaaaaataactttcgtggacatgacatatcccaagggctagaccgggagcctccctctctgtcccctcattttctcttggttaaaTTCATTGCTAGTGGAATCAACATATTGCACATTACATTTCTTGCACGTGACcaagtaaatgacatttttagatTTACAACTAAGAATTTGAGTAATAGGATAAGTCCTcctagtactagtactagtaaaacaattactttcctttaaaaaattttGACATAAATCACATTTGACTGTGCACTTAAAGCAACCCCGCTGATTATCGGGCGCGCGATGTTGCTTACGAAGCTTACTGCTAAGgatttctttgatgtttttagTTCTACGGAAGGCAGGAATGATGGACCCTATCGGAAAGATACTTTTAAGAGATGATGAATTATAAATTAAGTGCTTGTGTTTCCTAATAATTTTTCCAATGCTGGGTAATCGAGGATTGAAATCAAGAACAAGTGGAAAAATTTGTTTGGAGTCTTTGGAGCGAGGTTGAAGCAACGTTTCTCTGGGAATGGACTGGGCTTTCTCAAACTGTTGTGAAACCAGACCAGGGTTGTAGCCCCGGTTATATAAATAACTCTGATACTCGGCAGAGCGTTTACTAAACGTCTCATCGGTAGAACAATTCCTTCGAATCCTGGTAGCTACTCCATAGGGAATGGCTCTGGTAACATGAGCAGGATGTGCGCTATTCCGTAGCAAATAAATATGGTTATCCGTAGGTTCGGAGTAGATGTCAGTCTGGATGAAACCGTTCACCAGATTGAGAGTAAGACCTAATACGTTAAGTGAAATGGGAGATGAAACTAAAGTAAATTTAATAGTGGGGTACAAAGAATTGATAAATTCCGTAAACTCATTGAGTTTGACTGGCCCTTGTGTCCAGAGATCAAAAATATCGTCCCTGTATCTCCACCACAGGTTGGGTTTAATCTCCCCTGATCTGGCTCTCCTATCAATAATTCCCATGGCAAGATCAGCGTAACTGCAAGCATTCTTGAGGTCCATGGCTGTACCATGAATTTGAAGAAAGTTGTCAGCTTCAAAAACCGAATTATTATGCTTGAGACAAATTTGTACGGCCTCAACTATGCAATCAGTGGATGGAAATTTCGCTGGTCTAGCTCCTAATGCTTCTATAACGGCGTTAATTCCTAAGTTGTTGTCAATATTAGGAAACATGGCAACAACATCCCAGGAAACTAAAAGACTATCCTCAGAAAAGGGGCCCATTTTGTTGAGTTCCCCGATTTTCTGGAGAAAATGTGTGGTATCCTTAACAAACGATGGCAGATTCTGGGCTAGAGGCTTGAgataaaattctgaaaaagCCGAAAGGTTTTCAATGGCAGTGCCGCAGTGCGATGTAATAAGCCGAAGGGGATTCCCCTGTTTGTGGGTTTTGATGGTTCCAAAAGCCTTTCCAGGCTTGGCACTGTCGTTAATCACCCAACTAGCTATTTCTTCATTAATTTGGCCCTTCTCAAGCCACTTTTTACTCCATTGTTTGATGACCTCTGCATAATCAGCACTTGAATCATGCTCAAGCTTTTCACAATGGAGTGGATTCTCTGACTGTTCTTTCATTTTGGAGTCATAATCACTCTTATCAATAACCACAAATTTGGACCCTTTGTCTTGAATTTGAATGGAAATCTTCAAGCAACTGGTCAGTTCCGtaaaaaatgataccctattctacacccaaacgctctgattaaTATACACCCTATGCTAGAGTGCTAGAGTAAGGTAAGGTAacggacggaccattagaaaagtgagggggggggggggcgtgggggattttcagctggttcagtttttttttttttcgcgcactgcttgttccggaattttttttccgaggtgaaaccccctgcacgaattttttttttgacaaatattgcttttttttaacagtgaaatcttgattcattatctatgtttttatgatttataaattattctaaaCTCACAACAGATCAAAGGATACTGGCCtctttttaatgcaaaatcttttcgaaaatgtACACACAGTGAGAGAGGAGGAAGCCACTTGGAGTGGACGGCTTCCCTGTACAGTTATGCAGTCCGGTAAATGGTTTGTTTACAACCGTGACATCGTCGCGGTGTTTTTTGAGGGCACGTGTCAAGGGTTCAGTTACTCCTTTGATGTAAGGAAGAGAAGCGAAAGACTTACGTGGCTAGGTTGGTTCAACCATCTTGAAAAACATTCCAACAAGTTCCTCTGGGGATACATTTGTTGCCGAGGATCGAGTTTTTTTAGCCTGTATGTTTTTTGATGAACTTAGATGGTTAACCGTTGGACTCCAGAGCTGAATGAACATAATTAAGTTCCCGATTTTTTCCTTCGGAAGAATTGGGTAGATTTAGAGCTCTGTGCAGGAGAGTTGATGCTGTGCTGACCTTGTGTTGACTGTCGTGATGGGAATTAAAATCTAAATATCTGTCTGTATGGGTGGGCTTCCTGTAAAGATCAACAACGATGACTCCATTTCTACTGGGAGACCAGAGTGTCGAGAAAGGAGATCTTTCCGTTGCATTCGGTCTCGATGGTAAACGAGATGTTTGTGTCAATTGAATT includes these proteins:
- the LOC137971706 gene encoding uncharacterized protein, with translation MKEQSENPLHCEKLEHDSSADYAEVIKQWSKKWLEKGQINEEIASWVINDSAKPGKAFGTIKTHKQGNPLRLITSHCGTAIENLSAFSEFYLKPLAQNLPSFVKDTTHFLQKIGELNKMGPFSEDSLLVSWDVVAMFPNIDNNLGINAVIEALGARPAKFPSTDCIVEAVQICLKHNNSVFEADNFLQIHGTAMDLKNACSYADLAMGIIDRRARSGEIKPNLWWRYRDDIFDLWTQGPVKLNEFTEFINSLYPTIKFTLVSSPISLNVLGLTLNLVNGFIQTDIYSEPTDNHIYLLRNSAHPAHVTRAIPYGVATRIRRNCSTDETFSKRSAEYQSYLYNRGYNPGLVSQQFEKAQSIPRETLLQPRSKDSKQIFPLVLDFNPRLPSIGKIIRKHKHLIYNSSSLKSIFPIGSIIPAFRRTKNIKEILSSKLRKQHRAPDNQRGCFKCTVKCDLCQNFLKESNCFTSTSTRRTYPITQILSCKSKNVIYLVTCKKCNVQYVDSTSNEFNQEKMRGQRGRLPV